A genomic segment from Sporohalobacter salinus encodes:
- a CDS encoding tetratricopeptide repeat protein — translation MFKKEFKFIIISLIVINLLLCTGAGIAASKNKVSNYELGLKYFRAGKYQSAVPKLVAAVSEKPDLMYPHYVLGLAYYRLNKYQFAETQLKKAHEINPKNYRVMINLGRVYLKEDKVKESIKITKRAIEINKQSDDSYNVLGMAYRKDSKIKKAIVNFKESIRLNNKNYYALNNLGYTYIKIDQYKEAISVLKKAVDLSPKIPYIYNNLGFAYEKAGKLKKAKTAYKKALVIDSNYHKAKINLKRIKRLLKE, via the coding sequence ATGTTTAAAAAAGAGTTTAAGTTTATAATTATTAGCTTAATTGTGATTAATTTATTATTATGTACTGGTGCTGGTATAGCAGCTTCTAAGAATAAAGTAAGTAATTATGAATTGGGTTTAAAATATTTTAGAGCAGGAAAGTATCAATCTGCCGTTCCAAAATTAGTAGCAGCTGTATCAGAGAAACCTGATTTAATGTATCCACACTATGTATTAGGGCTAGCTTATTATCGTTTGAATAAATATCAATTTGCTGAAACTCAACTAAAAAAAGCTCACGAAATTAACCCAAAAAATTATCGAGTTATGATTAATTTAGGTAGAGTATATCTAAAAGAGGATAAAGTTAAAGAATCTATTAAAATTACTAAAAGAGCTATAGAAATTAATAAACAGTCTGATGATAGTTATAATGTCTTAGGAATGGCCTATAGAAAAGATAGCAAGATTAAGAAAGCAATTGTTAATTTTAAGGAATCAATTAGATTAAATAATAAAAATTATTATGCTTTAAATAACTTGGGATATACATATATTAAAATAGATCAATACAAAGAAGCGATTTCAGTTCTAAAGAAAGCGGTTGATTTAAGCCCAAAGATTCCTTATATATATAATAATTTAGGATTTGCCTATGAAAAAGCAGGTAAATTAAAGAAAGCAAAAACAGCTTATAAAAAGGCCTTAGTTATAGATAGTAACTATCACAAAGCTAAGATTAATTTAAAGCGAATAAAAAGATTATTAAAAGAATAA
- a CDS encoding SIR2 family protein, giving the protein MNNKYSFLLGAGASVPAGIPSLEKLYKLYLENLTKKEISLINLMEERLGENKNQDYNFNLKSLLNMLNLLKKFDQEPIKSLFFNIENELINNLNLVPTMIRKLKKIIRNKCMAEEKNINYLLPLRKFIYNANSLQIFTLNYDLIIETLCELYRIDYTDGFKLTWQPELFEDESFDLRLYKLHGSSIWYETENGKKLKIPISNYKGDLKYFLGTELSNLLIYPQKNNREPFQKLLHYFDLHLLEIDTLISIGYSFNDSLIRQRVLDGLKNNPRLHIYLISPHAEETLNKYFSHYKERIFVFNQGVREVLADDFLYFKVQDFLQE; this is encoded by the coding sequence ATGAATAATAAGTATTCTTTTTTATTAGGAGCAGGCGCATCAGTTCCAGCTGGTATCCCTTCATTAGAAAAATTATATAAATTATATCTTGAAAATTTAACCAAAAAAGAAATAAGTTTAATTAATTTGATGGAGGAAAGGCTTGGTGAAAATAAAAATCAGGATTATAATTTTAATTTAAAATCTCTATTAAATATGTTAAACTTACTAAAAAAATTTGACCAAGAACCAATTAAATCTCTATTTTTTAATATAGAAAATGAATTAATAAATAATCTGAATTTAGTTCCAACTATGATAAGAAAATTAAAGAAAATAATTAGAAATAAATGTATGGCAGAGGAGAAAAATATAAATTATCTATTACCTTTGCGTAAATTTATTTATAATGCAAATAGTTTACAGATATTTACTTTGAATTATGATTTAATTATTGAGACATTATGTGAACTTTATCGAATTGATTATACTGATGGTTTTAAATTAACTTGGCAGCCTGAATTATTTGAGGATGAAAGCTTTGATTTACGATTATATAAACTTCACGGTTCAAGTATATGGTATGAAACAGAAAATGGAAAGAAATTAAAAATTCCTATTAGTAATTACAAAGGTGATTTAAAGTATTTTTTAGGTACAGAATTATCAAATTTATTAATTTATCCTCAAAAGAATAATCGTGAGCCATTTCAAAAATTATTGCATTACTTTGATCTACATTTATTAGAAATAGATACTTTAATTAGTATTGGATATAGTTTTAATGATTCTTTAATTAGACAACGAGTACTTGATGGATTAAAGAATAATCCTCGGCTGCATATTTATTTAATTAGTCCACATGCGGAGGAAACTTTAAATAAATATTTTAGTCATTATAAAGAAAGAATTTTTGTTTTTAATCAGGGCGTTAGAGAAGTTTTAGCTGATGATTTTTTGTATTTTAAAGTACAAGATTTTTTGCAAGAGTAA
- a CDS encoding LysO family transporter, which translates to MILIISSLLLGVLLGYFEILPKKIFDLTDKLIIIGLVSLLFSMGAEIGLNDKIMANLDKLGLQALVLAVGSIMGSLGLIKLLENMIADFGREDKRQR; encoded by the coding sequence TTGATATTGATAATCTCTTCATTATTATTAGGAGTATTACTTGGTTATTTTGAAATTTTACCCAAAAAAATTTTTGACTTAACTGATAAATTAATTATTATAGGTTTAGTATCATTATTATTTAGTATGGGAGCAGAGATAGGATTGAATGATAAGATTATGGCTAACTTAGATAAGTTAGGACTTCAGGCCTTAGTTTTGGCAGTTGGAAGTATAATGGGAAGTTTAGGTTTAATTAAATTATTAGAAAATATGATAGCTGACTTTGGAAGGGAGGATAAGAGACAGAGATGA
- a CDS encoding lysine exporter LysO family protein, whose translation MTILIILSMVSGILVGQFFLPQQVANILNETTMYFLAFLLLGVGIDIGQNKEVISKIKKIGWKIILVPLMIGIGSIIGAILSGWLLTLPVNESSAIGAGFGWYSLSGVLITEIYDVQIGSLAFLTNIFRELLAVILIPLLAKKQESLTLIAPGGATTMDTTLPLIVKSSTSKLGVIAFISGVVLSFLVPILVPILIKL comes from the coding sequence ATGACTATTTTAATTATATTATCGATGGTTAGTGGTATTTTAGTTGGACAATTTTTTCTACCTCAACAGGTAGCTAATATATTAAATGAGACAACTATGTATTTTTTGGCTTTCCTATTATTAGGGGTTGGAATTGATATTGGACAAAATAAAGAAGTAATTTCCAAAATAAAAAAAATTGGTTGGAAGATCATATTAGTACCTTTAATGATAGGAATCGGGAGTATAATAGGAGCTATTTTAAGTGGTTGGTTATTGACTTTGCCAGTGAATGAATCTAGTGCTATTGGAGCTGGGTTTGGTTGGTATAGTTTGTCCGGAGTATTGATAACAGAGATTTATGATGTCCAAATAGGTAGTTTAGCCTTTTTAACTAATATATTTCGAGAATTATTGGCAGTTATTTTAATTCCATTGTTGGCTAAGAAGCAAGAAAGCTTGACCTTGATTGCTCCTGGAGGAGCAACTACAATGGATACTACCCTACCATTAATTGTTAAAAGTTCCACTTCTAAATTAGGAGTAATTGCTTTTATTAGTGGTGTAGTATTATCATTTTTAGTACCTATTTTAGTGCCAATATTAATTAAATTATAA
- the mraZ gene encoding division/cell wall cluster transcriptional repressor MraZ — protein MLMGEYIHSMDKKGRVIIPAKFREELEDKFVVTRGLDECLFIYPMEEWQELEDKLQSLPLTKKDVRIFVRFFFSGATECQLDKQGRISIPANLREYSKLQKEVVIVGVSDRVELWSKEKWDDYLAEAEDSYEDIAEKMEELGI, from the coding sequence ATGTTAATGGGTGAATACATACATTCAATGGATAAAAAAGGACGAGTAATTATTCCTGCGAAATTTCGGGAAGAACTTGAGGATAAGTTTGTCGTGACTCGTGGTTTAGATGAGTGTCTCTTTATTTACCCTATGGAAGAATGGCAAGAATTAGAGGATAAATTACAGTCATTACCTTTAACCAAAAAAGATGTAAGGATCTTTGTTAGGTTTTTCTTTTCTGGAGCTACAGAATGTCAGTTGGATAAACAAGGGCGAATATCAATTCCCGCTAATTTAAGAGAGTATAGTAAACTTCAAAAGGAAGTTGTTATTGTTGGTGTTTCAGATAGAGTTGAGTTATGGAGTAAAGAAAAATGGGATGATTACTTGGCTGAAGCGGAGGATTCTTATGAAGACATAGCCGAAAAGATGGAAGAATTAGGAATTTGA
- the rsmH gene encoding 16S rRNA (cytosine(1402)-N(4))-methyltransferase RsmH, translated as MDFDHIPVLLTETIELLNCKKDGIYVDCTVGGGGHAVEIASNLTANGTLIGIDQDLAAIKAAKESLSEVECEVKLVRDNYKNVDKVLNKFRIDSVDGLLFDLGFSSHQIDTAQRGFSYRYEAPLDMRMDQRASTTAADLVNNLSQSKLTDIIAEYGEEKWASRIAEFIVNRRQEQPFELTTELVETIKAAIPAGARRNGPHPAKRTFQALRIAVNDELEILSKTLDKIVPLLRSEGRIAVITFHSLEDRIVKHKFKELAQDCICPPDFPICACDEESKIEIINKQPITAQQEEIDNNPRARSAKLRVAEKL; from the coding sequence ATGGATTTTGATCATATACCAGTATTACTGACAGAAACAATTGAATTATTAAATTGTAAGAAAGATGGCATTTATGTTGATTGTACAGTAGGAGGGGGAGGACATGCTGTAGAGATTGCCAGTAATCTTACTGCAAATGGTACCTTAATTGGTATCGATCAAGATTTAGCAGCTATTAAAGCGGCTAAAGAATCTCTGTCTGAAGTTGAATGTGAAGTAAAGTTAGTAAGAGATAATTATAAAAATGTTGATAAGGTTTTGAATAAGTTTAGGATAGATTCTGTTGATGGGTTATTATTTGATCTAGGATTTTCGTCGCATCAAATTGATACTGCTCAAAGAGGATTTAGTTATAGATATGAAGCACCATTAGATATGAGAATGGATCAACGAGCTTCGACAACTGCTGCTGATTTAGTAAATAATCTATCCCAATCAAAACTAACAGATATTATTGCTGAGTATGGAGAAGAAAAATGGGCTAGTAGAATTGCAGAATTTATAGTTAATCGTCGTCAAGAACAACCATTTGAATTAACTACAGAATTAGTGGAAACAATTAAAGCTGCAATTCCTGCTGGTGCTAGACGAAATGGGCCCCATCCAGCTAAACGAACATTTCAAGCATTAAGAATTGCTGTTAATGATGAATTGGAAATTTTGTCTAAAACTTTAGATAAGATAGTACCTCTTTTAAGGTCTGAAGGAAGAATTGCAGTTATTACTTTTCATTCTTTAGAAGATCGGATTGTTAAACATAAATTTAAAGAATTAGCTCAAGACTGTATATGTCCTCCGGACTTTCCAATTTGTGCTTGTGATGAAGAATCAAAAATAGAAATTATTAATAAACAGCCTATAACTGCTCAGCAAGAAGAAATAGATAATAATCCAAGAGCTCGAAGTGCAAAATTAAGAGTAGCAGAAAAACTTTGA
- a CDS encoding septum formation initiator family protein, whose product MNKVIVVEKKTKDYKKINSTANDEEKQRRRQKKRQDNNGSNGVLIYMFIGILIILITAVFGILYINKYVEMNKISLKINRVEKEIETLNAKKQKLKLKISQHKSLRRVEKVAKTQLGMVEPKDIRYIAMNQQETHDIKNKLPVDSKTKKFKLGKLSHRVISWLQGLTEVEAGTLED is encoded by the coding sequence GTGAATAAAGTGATAGTAGTAGAGAAGAAAACAAAAGATTATAAAAAAATAAATTCTACTGCTAATGACGAGGAGAAGCAGAGAAGGCGGCAAAAGAAACGGCAGGATAATAATGGGTCTAATGGCGTCTTAATATATATGTTTATTGGTATTTTAATTATTTTAATTACAGCTGTATTTGGGATTTTATATATCAATAAGTATGTAGAGATGAACAAGATTAGTTTGAAGATTAATCGAGTAGAAAAAGAAATTGAGACTTTGAATGCTAAGAAGCAGAAATTGAAATTGAAGATTTCTCAACATAAATCTTTGCGCCGAGTAGAGAAGGTAGCCAAAACTCAGCTGGGAATGGTAGAGCCAAAAGATATAAGGTATATTGCTATGAATCAACAAGAAACACATGATATTAAAAATAAGCTACCAGTTGACTCTAAAACTAAGAAATTCAAATTAGGGAAATTAAGTCATAGAGTTATTAGCTGGTTACAGGGACTTACTGAAGTAGAAGCTGGAACATTAGAAGATTGA